The Hymenobacter sp. 5317J-9 genome has a window encoding:
- a CDS encoding peptidoglycan-binding protein: MNPTLTLSPRSRSRTNAPAAVAIIYPKVGTVLRVPLRRTPTGGSYGHEQHPERQLITWFNRMAGARPGFPLQVRRILLVTGEPLCQSCYLGLARYLSRFHLADKLQLRTLAEAAPSARSATPETCSCGCGHCGHDIDYKDNSSSNSHLLNALLQDDYISDMELEDEGWWSRLKQLGQAAALTGALALGPQGAFKPVYDVAKAVAGAYEKHNKMQRTVESAQLPSRRPPGQQELGFEQEMGYEFADVAPGCASPGSGRPTLRLGARGEYVRYLQCRLNFHKVSLPQPLVNDGVWGPKTQTAVRNFQQGRGLVVDAVVGPLTWGQLDAGGAVVPTVPPKTQPVGTTPSGGTDVSTVRFRNAADINNFFLARTGQDFVDWFRGKVGGRGAWVRTHGGKTYPVTMPATADAKAGFLQFWDGIPRVFNSPDINFAQFAALQSVIVNETGGTMRPIAEKVGLPDHPGLAYAFNRIPGLKVSYNTGSNKRALELFNNREFLEAHGQKPLGAQLANTKDARWGGEAYPTDAASTSTDPAIAGFVQEADFYKFRGRGYIQITWRNAYQWLIPSVQNYSGSDPIILQKKAQWRGLSLDSVATRSSNADWQALFMQSTEFALGALKIFFGKKTNSINKVRVGDWESVRMVACDVMCTKSYTALFVQRVQQIFATLGAAPVPVGPVPQPGNVGPVPVPPAGGSEAALREAIVANALGMMAEPKIEAKLRGADGFRKGWQKLKILFETAAPDYVQSGWEENNLKRSTSVSNTAGIPHWCGIFALWAHRAAGLNVGTWKIGKGISANPAFRSIPAARVKKGDIGYYNLDPATKQPFRHHFLVREVYPDGTMDTIDGNSGGTSTVRSKSRVPLRGVDLFFSAFNG; the protein is encoded by the coding sequence ATGAATCCGACGCTAACCCTTTCGCCCCGTAGCCGCAGCCGCACCAATGCGCCGGCGGCCGTGGCCATCATCTACCCTAAAGTGGGCACCGTGCTGCGCGTGCCGCTACGGCGCACGCCCACCGGCGGCTCCTATGGCCACGAGCAGCACCCCGAGCGCCAGCTCATCACCTGGTTCAACCGCATGGCGGGCGCCCGGCCGGGCTTTCCGCTGCAGGTTCGGCGCATTCTGCTCGTCACGGGCGAGCCGTTGTGCCAAAGCTGCTACCTCGGCCTGGCCCGTTACCTCAGCCGCTTCCACCTGGCCGACAAGCTGCAGCTGCGCACGCTGGCCGAAGCCGCACCCAGTGCCCGCTCCGCCACACCTGAAACCTGCAGCTGCGGTTGCGGGCATTGTGGGCATGATATTGATTACAAAGATAATAGCAGTAGTAATTCCCATTTGCTGAACGCCCTCCTGCAGGATGATTACATCTCTGATATGGAGCTGGAAGACGAGGGCTGGTGGAGCCGCTTGAAGCAGCTGGGCCAGGCCGCGGCCCTGACCGGCGCCCTGGCGCTGGGCCCGCAGGGCGCCTTCAAGCCTGTGTATGACGTAGCCAAAGCCGTGGCCGGCGCCTACGAGAAGCACAATAAGATGCAGCGCACCGTAGAATCTGCCCAACTGCCCAGCCGGCGCCCGCCAGGCCAGCAGGAGCTTGGCTTTGAGCAGGAAATGGGCTACGAATTCGCCGACGTGGCGCCCGGCTGCGCCAGCCCCGGCAGTGGCCGGCCCACCCTGCGCCTGGGCGCCCGGGGCGAGTACGTGCGCTACCTGCAGTGCCGGCTCAATTTCCACAAGGTGAGCCTGCCTCAGCCGTTGGTGAACGATGGCGTGTGGGGCCCCAAAACCCAGACCGCCGTGCGCAATTTCCAGCAGGGGCGGGGTCTGGTGGTCGATGCCGTGGTGGGCCCGCTCACGTGGGGCCAGCTCGACGCCGGCGGCGCGGTGGTGCCCACGGTGCCGCCCAAAACGCAGCCCGTCGGCACCACGCCCAGCGGTGGCACCGACGTGAGCACCGTGCGCTTTCGCAACGCGGCCGACATCAATAACTTCTTCCTGGCCCGCACCGGGCAGGATTTCGTGGACTGGTTCCGGGGCAAAGTGGGCGGGCGCGGCGCCTGGGTGCGCACCCATGGCGGCAAAACCTACCCCGTGACCATGCCCGCCACCGCCGACGCCAAAGCGGGCTTCCTGCAGTTCTGGGACGGCATTCCGCGCGTGTTTAATTCCCCCGACATCAACTTCGCGCAGTTTGCCGCCCTGCAAAGCGTGATTGTGAACGAAACGGGCGGCACCATGCGGCCTATTGCCGAAAAGGTGGGCCTGCCCGACCACCCCGGCCTGGCCTATGCCTTCAACCGCATTCCCGGCCTCAAGGTGTCGTACAATACCGGCTCGAATAAGCGGGCGCTGGAGCTGTTCAACAACCGGGAATTCCTGGAAGCGCACGGCCAGAAGCCTTTGGGCGCCCAACTGGCCAACACCAAGGACGCGCGCTGGGGCGGCGAGGCCTACCCCACAGACGCGGCCTCGACCAGCACCGACCCGGCCATCGCCGGCTTTGTGCAAGAGGCGGATTTCTACAAGTTTCGGGGCCGCGGCTACATCCAGATTACCTGGCGCAACGCCTACCAGTGGCTCATCCCTTCGGTGCAGAACTACTCGGGTTCCGACCCCATCATCCTGCAAAAAAAGGCCCAGTGGCGCGGCCTCAGCCTCGACTCCGTGGCCACCCGCTCCAGCAACGCCGACTGGCAGGCACTGTTCATGCAAAGCACCGAGTTTGCGCTCGGCGCGCTCAAGATTTTCTTTGGCAAAAAGACCAACAGTATTAACAAAGTGCGCGTGGGCGACTGGGAAAGCGTGCGCATGGTGGCCTGCGATGTGATGTGCACGAAGAGCTACACCGCCCTGTTTGTGCAGCGCGTGCAGCAGATTTTTGCCACCCTGGGCGCCGCGCCTGTTCCTGTGGGGCCGGTGCCCCAGCCCGGCAATGTAGGGCCGGTGCCTGTGCCGCCCGCCGGCGGCTCCGAAGCGGCTCTGCGCGAAGCCATTGTGGCCAATGCGCTGGGCATGATGGCTGAGCCAAAAATCGAGGCGAAGCTGCGCGGGGCCGACGGCTTCCGCAAGGGCTGGCAGAAGCTGAAAATACTGTTTGAAACCGCTGCGCCCGACTACGTACAGTCCGGCTGGGAGGAAAACAACCTCAAGCGCAGCACCAGCGTGAGCAACACGGCGGGCATTCCGCACTGGTGCGGCATCTTCGCGCTGTGGGCCCACCGCGCCGCCGGCCTAAACGTGGGCACCTGGAAAATCGGCAAGGGCATCAGTGCCAATCCGGCTTTCCGCAGCATTCCGGCGGCGCGGGTGAAGAAGGGCGACATCGGCTACTACAACCTCGACCCTGCCACCAAGCAGCCCTTCCGCCACCACTTCCTGGTGCGCGAGGTGTACCCCGACGGCACTATGGACACCATCGACGGCAACTCGGGTGGCACCAGCACCGTGCGCAGCAAAAGCCGCGTGCCCCTGCGCGGCGTCGACCTGTTTTTCAGCGCCTTCAACGGCTAA
- a CDS encoding aminotransferase class I/II-fold pyridoxal phosphate-dependent enzyme translates to MLDFTSALYLGPQAFPPPPPGLALTTGRPAVLDHNGRAQWVAHTVARRQGLEAGELAPSSLHLFWDVFGLVPARGVVLLERQLYPVGQWGSLRARARGLPVATFRADDLPGLARVLHTYQQQGRTPWLVTDGWHPGRGPAPLAHYRELLDSHPGAVLLIDDTQAFGVLGANPARNRPLGQGGGGLLRWARLTPQGLGPELLTITSLAKGLGVPVAVLAGRASRLAQFRRRAETRVHTSPVSAWHAWAAEQALRHDARHGHAARRRLGLRITQFRRALARAGIRPLGDDFPVQKIVLDRTTAALGLHQQLRQAGLNTLLLAGETRPGVPEVAFCLRADHSAADIDYAAAALAHLARGTDWFSSPLSVALRHESDANPFAP, encoded by the coding sequence ATGCTCGATTTCACCTCGGCGCTGTACCTGGGCCCACAAGCATTCCCGCCGCCGCCCCCGGGCCTGGCCCTTACCACCGGCCGCCCGGCGGTGCTCGACCACAACGGTCGGGCCCAGTGGGTGGCCCACACCGTGGCCCGGCGCCAGGGCCTGGAAGCCGGCGAGCTGGCTCCGTCCTCCCTGCACTTGTTCTGGGACGTGTTTGGGCTGGTGCCGGCCCGCGGTGTGGTGCTGCTGGAGCGCCAACTGTACCCGGTAGGGCAATGGGGCAGCCTTCGCGCTCGCGCCCGTGGCCTGCCCGTGGCCACATTTCGGGCCGATGACCTGCCCGGCCTGGCGCGGGTGCTGCACACCTATCAGCAGCAGGGCCGTACGCCCTGGCTCGTGACCGATGGCTGGCACCCTGGCCGCGGCCCCGCGCCGCTGGCGCACTACCGAGAGCTGCTGGATTCGCACCCCGGCGCTGTGCTGCTGATTGATGATACCCAAGCTTTTGGCGTGCTGGGAGCTAACCCGGCCCGCAACCGGCCGCTGGGGCAGGGCGGGGGCGGGCTGTTGCGCTGGGCCCGCCTTACGCCGCAAGGGCTAGGCCCCGAGCTGCTGACCATTACCTCCCTGGCCAAGGGCCTGGGCGTGCCGGTAGCCGTGCTGGCGGGTCGCGCCAGCCGGCTTGCGCAGTTCCGTCGGCGGGCCGAAACGCGGGTGCACACCAGTCCGGTATCGGCCTGGCACGCCTGGGCCGCCGAGCAGGCCCTGCGCCACGATGCCCGCCACGGCCACGCGGCCCGGCGCCGGCTGGGCTTGCGCATCACGCAGTTTCGGCGGGCGCTGGCGCGGGCGGGCATCCGGCCGTTGGGCGACGACTTTCCGGTCCAGAAAATAGTGCTGGACCGCACCACAGCCGCCCTGGGCCTGCACCAACAGCTACGCCAGGCCGGCCTCAATACCCTGCTGCTGGCCGGCGAAACCCGGCCCGGCGTGCCCGAAGTGGCTTTCTGCCTACGGGCCGACCATTCGGCGGCCGATATCGACTACGCCGCCGCTGCCCTGGCCCACCTGGCCCGCGGCACCGACTGGTTTTCCTCACCTCTTTCCGTTGCCCTACGCCATGAATCCGACGCTAACCCTTTCGCCCCGTAG
- a CDS encoding S-adenosylmethionine decarboxylase, which produces MSHAMPLYSPGLHILATFAAPAAALRDAAACRTFFDAQVRAFGLEKVGEAYHSFPADENGAGGFTAVLALTESHLSIHTWPEHGLATFDVFLSNFRRDNAATVRGIYAATLAFFGGIEQHKTEVRR; this is translated from the coding sequence ATGTCCCACGCCATGCCCCTCTACTCCCCCGGCCTGCACATTCTGGCCACGTTTGCCGCACCGGCAGCCGCTCTGCGCGACGCCGCCGCCTGCCGCACGTTCTTCGATGCCCAGGTGCGGGCCTTCGGCCTGGAGAAGGTGGGCGAAGCCTACCACTCCTTCCCGGCCGATGAGAACGGCGCGGGCGGCTTCACGGCCGTGTTGGCGCTCACCGAGTCGCACCTGAGCATCCACACCTGGCCCGAGCACGGCCTGGCCACGTTCGACGTGTTTCTCTCCAACTTCCGGCGCGACAACGCGGCCACCGTGCGCGGCATCTACGCGGCCACGCTGGCGTTTTTCGGGGGCATCGAGCAGCACAAAACCGAAGTCCGCCGATGA
- a CDS encoding DUF4178 domain-containing protein: MSATATHRPESAQLDCPSCGTGITYYDVEGSEFYACPNCHAYFRWSGEETPKVFGSYKAGPQEAPLFPLGALGTLADQRWRVVGFVERCELRAEQYRWTEYQLFQPETAEYAQLAQYRGHWMLVRPAREEIKHTKLNGRFVTMPDGTYRLYNRYQARVLWAVGEFDWDIEGDDRLKIAEFILPPQMLVQEKAPNNTVVWYRAEHVEPREVASAFNLRPGAMPPQEGVGAIQPDPVKASWPALSTLTTVAFVVLLLLQIGQHLRHPDQLLLKASLQVLADTTAKTAPGTGRVIVSPSFTLDHQAALQIDLTTTLNNQWLELPVSLVNEQTGQGFEFTKNIEFYNGVEGGESWTEGSRDADAVLSRVPAGRYHLNFYPFTEAGPAAPSIEVRVTADPPLWSNFFVVLLLLLVFPAWQYFRRASHETQRWSQSDYGPDSE; the protein is encoded by the coding sequence ATGAGCGCAACTGCTACTCACCGGCCCGAATCGGCCCAGCTTGATTGCCCTTCCTGCGGCACCGGCATCACCTACTACGACGTGGAGGGCAGCGAATTCTACGCCTGCCCCAACTGCCACGCCTATTTCCGGTGGTCGGGTGAGGAAACGCCGAAAGTCTTCGGCAGCTACAAGGCCGGGCCGCAGGAAGCGCCCCTCTTCCCGCTGGGTGCGCTGGGCACGCTGGCCGACCAGCGGTGGCGGGTGGTGGGCTTTGTGGAGCGCTGCGAGCTCCGGGCCGAGCAATACCGCTGGACGGAATACCAGCTTTTCCAGCCCGAAACTGCCGAATACGCGCAGCTGGCGCAGTACCGGGGCCACTGGATGCTGGTGCGGCCGGCCCGGGAGGAAATCAAGCATACCAAGCTCAACGGCCGGTTTGTGACCATGCCCGACGGCACGTACCGACTGTACAACCGTTATCAGGCGCGGGTGCTGTGGGCGGTGGGCGAGTTTGATTGGGACATCGAGGGCGACGACCGGCTAAAAATTGCCGAATTCATCCTGCCGCCCCAGATGCTGGTGCAGGAGAAAGCGCCGAACAACACGGTGGTGTGGTACCGCGCCGAGCACGTGGAGCCCCGCGAGGTGGCTTCGGCTTTCAACCTGAGGCCGGGCGCTATGCCGCCGCAGGAAGGCGTGGGCGCCATTCAGCCCGACCCTGTGAAGGCCAGCTGGCCGGCGCTTTCCACGCTTACCACTGTGGCTTTTGTGGTGCTGCTGCTATTGCAGATTGGCCAGCACCTGCGCCACCCCGACCAACTGCTGCTGAAGGCCAGCCTGCAGGTATTGGCCGACACCACGGCCAAAACCGCTCCCGGCACCGGCCGGGTCATCGTGTCGCCCTCCTTCACCCTCGACCACCAGGCGGCGCTGCAAATCGACCTTACCACCACCCTCAACAACCAGTGGCTGGAGCTGCCCGTGAGCCTCGTGAACGAGCAAACCGGCCAGGGCTTTGAGTTCACCAAAAACATTGAGTTTTACAACGGCGTGGAGGGCGGCGAAAGCTGGACCGAAGGCAGCCGCGACGCTGACGCCGTGCTCTCGCGGGTGCCGGCTGGGCGCTACCATCTCAATTTCTACCCCTTCACCGAAGCCGGCCCGGCCGCACCTAGCATCGAGGTGCGCGTGACGGCCGACCCGCCCCTGTGGTCGAACTTTTTCGTGGTGCTGCTCCTGCTGCTCGTCTTTCCCGCATGGCAGTATTTCCGCCGCGCCAGCCACGAAACCCAGCGCTGGAGCCAAAGCGACTACGGCCCTGACTCCGAATAA
- a CDS encoding DUF350 domain-containing protein: MEYLNLKAFAASIVYSLLGIVILVVSFYVFNKLTPGTLRKEILEDHNTALAILGAAFMLAVALIISAAIHG; this comes from the coding sequence ATGGAATACCTCAACCTCAAGGCTTTCGCGGCGTCCATCGTCTACTCGCTGCTTGGCATCGTCATTCTGGTGGTCAGCTTTTACGTGTTCAACAAGTTGACGCCGGGCACCTTGCGCAAGGAAATTCTGGAAGACCACAACACGGCGCTGGCCATTCTGGGCGCGGCGTTTATGCTGGCCGTGGCCCTCATCATCAGCGCCGCCA